Proteins encoded within one genomic window of Rhinolophus sinicus isolate RSC01 linkage group LG14, ASM3656204v1, whole genome shotgun sequence:
- the VCAM1 gene encoding vascular cell adhesion protein 1 isoform X1: MPRKMVVIFGALNILWMVFAASQAFKIEVSPKSKIVAQIGASISLTCSTTGCESPSFSWRTQIDSPLNGKVRNEGTMSTLIMDPVSFGNEHTYLCTATCGGNKTEKTIKVHIYSFPKDPEIHLSGPLEVGKPITVKCLVPDVYPFDRLEIEMKKGNHHLETKEFVEPTETKSLETKSLEVTFTPTNEDTGKVLACQAKLHIYENDGEPPEKEPPKRETTKKLQVYISPKNTVISVNPSTRLLESGSVTMTCTSEGLPAPQIFWNKKLDNGSLQLLSKNANLTLIAMRMEDSGIYVCEAVNLVGKNGKEVELIVEEKLFTVEISPGPQIDAQIGDSVVLTCGVTGCESPSFSWRTQTDSTLNGKVRSNGTTSTLTLSPVSFENEHLYLCTVTCGHKKKEKGIKVDLYSFSRDPEIEMSNLLVDGNLVNISCKVPNVYPSDQLEIELLKGESIMKNKTFLVDGHKKSLETKSLEMTFIPTTEDTGKVLVCRAKLHIDEREFEHKQRQSTQTLHVNVAPKDINLTAFPSETVKEGDTVTIFCTCGNVPQTWIILKKKAEAGDTVLKSTNGAYTIHKAQLEDAGVYECESKNEIGFQLTSITLDVKVPPRNMTISIQPSRNVKEGENIIITCNTFSHPPAVITLKRVGVANDVTMCSKNGTFTLYHVTQNDTGVYVISASNEAGDDSGRIEISVIRRENNKDYFSPELLVLYCASSLIIPAIGMIIYFARKANMKGSYSLVEAQKSKV, from the exons ATGCCTAGGAAGATGGTCGTGATCTTTGGAGCCTTGAATATACTTTGGATGGTGTTTGCAGCTT CTCAAGCTTTTAAAATTGAGGTCTCCCCTAAATCCAAAATTGTTGCTCAGATCGGTGCCTCCATTTCACTGACTTGCAGCACAACGGGCTGTGAGTCCCCATCTTTCTCCTGGAGAACCCAGATAGACAGTCCGCTGAATGGGAAGGTGAGAAATGAGGGCACCATGTCCACGCTGATCATGGATCCTGTTAGTTTCGGGAATGAGCACACTTACCTGTGCACAGCAACTTGCGGAggtaacaaaacagaaaaaacaataaagGTGCACATCTACT CTTTTCCTAAGGACCCAGAGATTCATTTGAGTGGCCCTCTGGAGGTTGGAAAGCCAATCACAGTCAAGTGTTTGGTCCCTGATGTTTACCCATTTGACAGGCTGGAGATAGAGATGAAGAAGGGCAACCATCACTTGGAAACGAAGGAATTTGTGGAGCCTACGGAGACAAAGTCTCTGGAAACCAAGAGTTTGGAAGTAACCTTCACTCCTACCAATGAGGATACTGGAAAAGTGCTTGCATGCCAAgctaaattacatatttatgaaaatgatGGTGAGCCCCCAGAAAAGGAGCCCCCGAAAAGGGAGACCACAAAAAAGCTGCAAGTCTACA TCTCACCCAAGAACACAGTTATCTCTGTGAATCCCTCCACGAGGCTGCTAGAAAGTGGCTCCGTGACAATGACATGTACCAGTGAAGGTCTACCAGCTCCACAGATTTTCTGGAACAAGAAATTAGACAATGGGAGCCTACAACTCCTTTCAAAGAATGCAAATCTCACTTTGATTGCTATGAGGATGGAAGATTCTGGAATTTATGTTTGTGAAGCAGTTAACCTGGTtgggaaaaatgggaaagaagtgGAATTAATTGTTGAAG aaaaacTGTTTACTGTTGAGATCTCCCCTGGACCCCAGATTGATGCTCAGATTGGTGACTCAGTTGTGTTGACATGTGGTGTCACTGGCTGTGAGTCTCCATCTTTCTCTTGGAGAACCCAGACAGACAGTACTCTGAATGGAAAGGTGAGGAGCAACGGGACCACATCCACACTGACCTTGAGCCCTGTGAGTTTTGAGAATGAACATTTGTACCTGTGCACCGTGACCTGTGGacataagaaaaaggaaaagggaattaaGGTGGACCTCTACT CATTCTCTAGAGATCCAGAAATTGAGATGAGTAATCTACTAGTGGATGGAAACCTGGTCAATATAAGCTGCAAGGTTCCTAATGTGTATCCTTCAGATCAGCTGGAGATTGAATTACTTAAGGGGGAGAGTATTATGAAGAATAAAACCTTTTTGGTGGACGGGCATAAGAAATCCCTAGAGACCAAAAGTTTGGAAATGACCTTCATCCCCACCACTGAAGATACTGGAAAAGTTCTTGTTTGTCGAGCTAAGTTACATATTGATGAAAGGGAATTTGAGCACAAACAGAGGCAGAGTACACAGACACTTCATGTTAATG ttgctccaaaagatataaATCTTACAGCTTTTCCTTCTGAGACCGTTAAGGAAGGAGACACTGTCACTATCTTCTGTACATGTGGAAATGTTCCCCAAACTTGGATAATCctgaagaaaaaggcagaggcaggagacACAGTGCTAAAGTCTACAAATGGTGCATACACCATCCACAAGGCCCAGTTAGAGGATGCGGGAGTGTACGAATGTGAATCTAAAAATGAGATTGGCTTCCAATTAACAAGTATAACACTTGATGTTAAag TACCTCCTCGAAACATGACAATATCAATACAGCCTTCTAGAAATGttaaagaaggggaaaatatcATAATTACATGTAACACTTTTAGTCATCCGCCTGCAGTAATTACCCTGAAAAGAGTTGGTGTGGCCAATGATGTTACTATGTGTTCAAAGAATGGGACATTTACCTTGTATCATGTCACTCAAAATGATACAGGGGTGTATGTAATCAGTGCTTCCAATGAGGCTGGGGATGATTCTGGACGGATTGAGATCTCAGTTATCA gaagagaaaataacaagGACTATTTTTCTCCAGAACTTCTTGTGCTCTATTGTGCATCCTCCTTAATAATACCTGCCATTGGAATGATCATTTACTTTGCTAGAAAAGCCAACATGAAGGGGTCATACAGTCTTGTAGAAGCACAGAAATCAAAGGTGTAG
- the VCAM1 gene encoding vascular cell adhesion protein 1 isoform X2, protein MPRKMVVIFGALNILWMVFAASQAFKIEVSPKSKIVAQIGASISLTCSTTGCESPSFSWRTQIDSPLNGKVRNEGTMSTLIMDPVSFGNEHTYLCTATCGGNKTEKTIKVHIYSFPKDPEIHLSGPLEVGKPITVKCLVPDVYPFDRLEIEMKKGNHHLETKEFVEPTETKSLETKSLEVTFTPTNEDTGKVLACQAKLHIYENDGEPPEKEPPKRETTKKLQVYISPKNTVISVNPSTRLLESGSVTMTCTSEGLPAPQIFWNKKLDNGSLQLLSKNANLTLIAMRMEDSGIYVCEAVNLVGKNGKEVELIVEEKLFTVEISPGPQIDAQIGDSVVLTCGVTGCESPSFSWRTQTDSTLNGKVRSNGTTSTLTLSPVSFENEHLYLCTVTCGHKKKEKGIKVDLYSFSRDPEIEMSNLLVDGNLVNISCKVPNVYPSDQLEIELLKGESIMKNKTFLVDGHKKSLETKSLEMTFIPTTEDTGKVLVCRAKLHIDEREFEHKQRQSTQTLHVNVAPKDINLTAFPSETVKEGDTVTIFCTCGNVPQTWIILKKKAEAGDTVLKSTNGAYTIHKAQLEDAGVYECESKNEIGFQLTSITLDVKGRENNKDYFSPELLVLYCASSLIIPAIGMIIYFARKANMKGSYSLVEAQKSKV, encoded by the exons ATGCCTAGGAAGATGGTCGTGATCTTTGGAGCCTTGAATATACTTTGGATGGTGTTTGCAGCTT CTCAAGCTTTTAAAATTGAGGTCTCCCCTAAATCCAAAATTGTTGCTCAGATCGGTGCCTCCATTTCACTGACTTGCAGCACAACGGGCTGTGAGTCCCCATCTTTCTCCTGGAGAACCCAGATAGACAGTCCGCTGAATGGGAAGGTGAGAAATGAGGGCACCATGTCCACGCTGATCATGGATCCTGTTAGTTTCGGGAATGAGCACACTTACCTGTGCACAGCAACTTGCGGAggtaacaaaacagaaaaaacaataaagGTGCACATCTACT CTTTTCCTAAGGACCCAGAGATTCATTTGAGTGGCCCTCTGGAGGTTGGAAAGCCAATCACAGTCAAGTGTTTGGTCCCTGATGTTTACCCATTTGACAGGCTGGAGATAGAGATGAAGAAGGGCAACCATCACTTGGAAACGAAGGAATTTGTGGAGCCTACGGAGACAAAGTCTCTGGAAACCAAGAGTTTGGAAGTAACCTTCACTCCTACCAATGAGGATACTGGAAAAGTGCTTGCATGCCAAgctaaattacatatttatgaaaatgatGGTGAGCCCCCAGAAAAGGAGCCCCCGAAAAGGGAGACCACAAAAAAGCTGCAAGTCTACA TCTCACCCAAGAACACAGTTATCTCTGTGAATCCCTCCACGAGGCTGCTAGAAAGTGGCTCCGTGACAATGACATGTACCAGTGAAGGTCTACCAGCTCCACAGATTTTCTGGAACAAGAAATTAGACAATGGGAGCCTACAACTCCTTTCAAAGAATGCAAATCTCACTTTGATTGCTATGAGGATGGAAGATTCTGGAATTTATGTTTGTGAAGCAGTTAACCTGGTtgggaaaaatgggaaagaagtgGAATTAATTGTTGAAG aaaaacTGTTTACTGTTGAGATCTCCCCTGGACCCCAGATTGATGCTCAGATTGGTGACTCAGTTGTGTTGACATGTGGTGTCACTGGCTGTGAGTCTCCATCTTTCTCTTGGAGAACCCAGACAGACAGTACTCTGAATGGAAAGGTGAGGAGCAACGGGACCACATCCACACTGACCTTGAGCCCTGTGAGTTTTGAGAATGAACATTTGTACCTGTGCACCGTGACCTGTGGacataagaaaaaggaaaagggaattaaGGTGGACCTCTACT CATTCTCTAGAGATCCAGAAATTGAGATGAGTAATCTACTAGTGGATGGAAACCTGGTCAATATAAGCTGCAAGGTTCCTAATGTGTATCCTTCAGATCAGCTGGAGATTGAATTACTTAAGGGGGAGAGTATTATGAAGAATAAAACCTTTTTGGTGGACGGGCATAAGAAATCCCTAGAGACCAAAAGTTTGGAAATGACCTTCATCCCCACCACTGAAGATACTGGAAAAGTTCTTGTTTGTCGAGCTAAGTTACATATTGATGAAAGGGAATTTGAGCACAAACAGAGGCAGAGTACACAGACACTTCATGTTAATG ttgctccaaaagatataaATCTTACAGCTTTTCCTTCTGAGACCGTTAAGGAAGGAGACACTGTCACTATCTTCTGTACATGTGGAAATGTTCCCCAAACTTGGATAATCctgaagaaaaaggcagaggcaggagacACAGTGCTAAAGTCTACAAATGGTGCATACACCATCCACAAGGCCCAGTTAGAGGATGCGGGAGTGTACGAATGTGAATCTAAAAATGAGATTGGCTTCCAATTAACAAGTATAACACTTGATGTTAAag gaagagaaaataacaagGACTATTTTTCTCCAGAACTTCTTGTGCTCTATTGTGCATCCTCCTTAATAATACCTGCCATTGGAATGATCATTTACTTTGCTAGAAAAGCCAACATGAAGGGGTCATACAGTCTTGTAGAAGCACAGAAATCAAAGGTGTAG
- the VCAM1 gene encoding vascular cell adhesion protein 1 isoform X3, translating to MPRKMVVIFGALNILWMVFAASQAFKIEVSPKSKIVAQIGASISLTCSTTGCESPSFSWRTQIDSPLNGKVRNEGTMSTLIMDPVSFGNEHTYLCTATCGGNKTEKTIKVHIYSFPKDPEIHLSGPLEVGKPITVKCLVPDVYPFDRLEIEMKKGNHHLETKEFVEPTETKSLETKSLEVTFTPTNEDTGKVLACQAKLHIYENDGEPPEKEPPKRETTKKLQVYISPKNTVISVNPSTRLLESGSVTMTCTSEGLPAPQIFWNKKLDNGSLQLLSKNANLTLIAMRMEDSGIYVCEAVNLVGKNGKEVELIVEEKLFTVEISPGPQIDAQIGDSVVLTCGVTGCESPSFSWRTQTDSTLNGKVRSNGTTSTLTLSPVSFENEHLYLCTVTCGHKKKEKGIKVDLYSFSRDPEIEMSNLLVDGNLVNISCKVPNVYPSDQLEIELLKGESIMKNKTFLVDGHKKSLETKSLEMTFIPTTEDTGKVLVCRAKLHIDEREFEHKQRQSTQTLHVNGRENNKDYFSPELLVLYCASSLIIPAIGMIIYFARKANMKGSYSLVEAQKSKV from the exons ATGCCTAGGAAGATGGTCGTGATCTTTGGAGCCTTGAATATACTTTGGATGGTGTTTGCAGCTT CTCAAGCTTTTAAAATTGAGGTCTCCCCTAAATCCAAAATTGTTGCTCAGATCGGTGCCTCCATTTCACTGACTTGCAGCACAACGGGCTGTGAGTCCCCATCTTTCTCCTGGAGAACCCAGATAGACAGTCCGCTGAATGGGAAGGTGAGAAATGAGGGCACCATGTCCACGCTGATCATGGATCCTGTTAGTTTCGGGAATGAGCACACTTACCTGTGCACAGCAACTTGCGGAggtaacaaaacagaaaaaacaataaagGTGCACATCTACT CTTTTCCTAAGGACCCAGAGATTCATTTGAGTGGCCCTCTGGAGGTTGGAAAGCCAATCACAGTCAAGTGTTTGGTCCCTGATGTTTACCCATTTGACAGGCTGGAGATAGAGATGAAGAAGGGCAACCATCACTTGGAAACGAAGGAATTTGTGGAGCCTACGGAGACAAAGTCTCTGGAAACCAAGAGTTTGGAAGTAACCTTCACTCCTACCAATGAGGATACTGGAAAAGTGCTTGCATGCCAAgctaaattacatatttatgaaaatgatGGTGAGCCCCCAGAAAAGGAGCCCCCGAAAAGGGAGACCACAAAAAAGCTGCAAGTCTACA TCTCACCCAAGAACACAGTTATCTCTGTGAATCCCTCCACGAGGCTGCTAGAAAGTGGCTCCGTGACAATGACATGTACCAGTGAAGGTCTACCAGCTCCACAGATTTTCTGGAACAAGAAATTAGACAATGGGAGCCTACAACTCCTTTCAAAGAATGCAAATCTCACTTTGATTGCTATGAGGATGGAAGATTCTGGAATTTATGTTTGTGAAGCAGTTAACCTGGTtgggaaaaatgggaaagaagtgGAATTAATTGTTGAAG aaaaacTGTTTACTGTTGAGATCTCCCCTGGACCCCAGATTGATGCTCAGATTGGTGACTCAGTTGTGTTGACATGTGGTGTCACTGGCTGTGAGTCTCCATCTTTCTCTTGGAGAACCCAGACAGACAGTACTCTGAATGGAAAGGTGAGGAGCAACGGGACCACATCCACACTGACCTTGAGCCCTGTGAGTTTTGAGAATGAACATTTGTACCTGTGCACCGTGACCTGTGGacataagaaaaaggaaaagggaattaaGGTGGACCTCTACT CATTCTCTAGAGATCCAGAAATTGAGATGAGTAATCTACTAGTGGATGGAAACCTGGTCAATATAAGCTGCAAGGTTCCTAATGTGTATCCTTCAGATCAGCTGGAGATTGAATTACTTAAGGGGGAGAGTATTATGAAGAATAAAACCTTTTTGGTGGACGGGCATAAGAAATCCCTAGAGACCAAAAGTTTGGAAATGACCTTCATCCCCACCACTGAAGATACTGGAAAAGTTCTTGTTTGTCGAGCTAAGTTACATATTGATGAAAGGGAATTTGAGCACAAACAGAGGCAGAGTACACAGACACTTCATGTTAATG gaagagaaaataacaagGACTATTTTTCTCCAGAACTTCTTGTGCTCTATTGTGCATCCTCCTTAATAATACCTGCCATTGGAATGATCATTTACTTTGCTAGAAAAGCCAACATGAAGGGGTCATACAGTCTTGTAGAAGCACAGAAATCAAAGGTGTAG